The DNA sequence TTAGGGGTCCCCACCACCAAAGTAGTACAAGGGTCCAAGTTGCATATACTTTGCTTGCATGCGCGACCGCCACCCCACTCCTCTttgctttcaaaagaaaatattaccTCACTACCTTCTTAGAGCTCCTAGGCATCAAATTCTACTCCCGAAGAAGAGTCATTAAGAGAGAGGGATTCTTTGTGATACTTCATGAAATGGTCTATTGATTTCATCGGTAGAGAAAATGAGACAAGAATTAAGTCACTCTATTTCAGAGATCAAATGGGGCACACTTTTCACTAGTCTGTAGGACAGTGCAGCATTTGGATGATGGCCTTGGAAGCTGCCACATCACTATTGAGAATTTGGTGTAATGGGACGGAAACATTCAGTATAGTGCTTTGAGACTCGATGGTATTAGAGTTGGATCACTCTCATAGGAGTTTCGGAAGCAGGTACCACAAAATTGTGCACTcagattaattaattttctcctcccttatgtATTAGTGGAAGAAGCTTTGCGAAATCAAGTGCCCAGACTTTTAGTTTCTATTTTAGTGTGCCCACAAACCGCTTTAGAATAAGTAATCAGATTTAGGAACCAGATCGGAACAACTCTTACAAATAGAAGCTTTTCTGGATTGATTCTACCAGTCTCACTTGCATGCACTACTAGAATAACGTACTCGAGCGAGGATATCCAGAACTCACCATCCTGATGCAATGTAGCTTCCTTCAGATTCACCCCTCCGATCCACCCACCACAGAGAGGTCCAAGGACCTGTAAAGACTGTATAGCAGGCACCCAGTCACACCATTAGAAAGGGagcaacaattttttaaaagtgcaAAAGGAATTTACCTGGCAACTGTCTGCATTCTCAAATTTTATCAACTCATCAGACATTGCAAAAACCAATTAGGCAGTCTTCACCAGGTACAAATGTATCACGCTGTTAAAAAGATGAAACCCATAAGACATCATCTCCCTACTAAAGTGTATCGGTGTCGAGAGCTAAACAAAACTTTCACGCAGTTTTCTTCGTATTGGGTTTACAATAGGATTGCTATGCCTAGCATAAGTGTAATACTCGAGAAAAAGGGGCAGCTGAGAGGAGAACTTCTTTCTCCCTCACTCTCTTTTAACATGATTTCCTCACCATACATACTGAACATTGAAGTCATACTCCTGTGCAAATAGATAAAAGGAAGAACCGATGCTCTGGGAGATCATACTGTACTGTTGGACATCTTTGACAGCCAGAACTTCCCTCAACTATCATACAATGTGACAAAGCCTCTCTCTCAGAATTCATAGTTCTGATCAGGTGCAACCAGTAAAATCCAGATGACATTGTATAGGATCACATTTCCCAATATTATGGTGGAAAACACAACACTGCTGCCTACTTTCTTAGCCACATGTTAGCTCTAAAAGATCTCCGAAAAGCTACACATACAAGCAAGGTAAAATACttttaagaaaaacaaaaacaagggCAAATTGCAATAAACTTCTAAATACAAGGCAGTACAATAGAAGGTGAGATTACTGACCCTAAGTGCAGGTCTCAGCACAAGTTGCCTCTGTCAATTTCAAGAAGACAACCACTTTAGCAGCCATTTTAGAGATTCCGTCAATTCAATCTAGTGCAGAATCCCCTTCGTTAGGGCTGCCTTCCTTGGACACAATCAGCAAAGTTGTGGATTCTTTTATCCAGGCAGTTTTCTCAGGTTGATGTTCGAAAGGCCTAAGAGGATGCAACTGGTCCTCAAGTTGTATGCCATAGATAAAAGGAAGCCTAAGCACGAGAAAGCTCTCTGGTGgtaaaatcactcgacatccaAGGTTGAATTTCAATTTCTGTTCACAGTCGGGAATGGATAAAGGAAGACAAGATGCCTGAAAAGTGCAGGGAATTTTCGTATTAATCTTGCTTATGCTACTTGTACATGTGAAGATTATAAAAGATGATGCAGGTACCTAACGGCAACAACCCCCAAAAAGCAAGGCATACCTCAAATTGTATGACCGGATCAATGGCTAATATTACTGGAAAAGGCGGAGTGACCTAGAAGAAAGTCCACATGTTAGTCTACACAGAGTCAGGGGTCAAAGCCCAATAATGTTGAACAAGCAGAGATGCCCCTGAAGTTTTCAGTTCTGTCATCAGAAACGCGGAATAACAAATGGTGTTTTCAGTTCTCTGTCACGAAAAATGCGGAAAACTTATCGATGTCTCCAGAAAAGATGCATTGTAAAAAACTTCTCACTATTTCTTACATTCGTACTTCAATCTTGAATTTACTGTGTTCACAAATAGCTTTTTGCAACAAGGAAATTCGCCAGCTCCAAAGAAATCAAACTGAATGCCTAAAATTCATGAGAATGAGCTGCAACGTAGATTTTCAGCTAACTAGATAAATCAGGTTATATAAGTAGAAGAGTGAAAGGTAGATACCAGAAAAATCCTCTGGAGCTGCGATACAGTGCTAGCAAATTGCACATTTGATGTATCCTTCTTCTTCAAGAACTTGCAGTGTGGACAGTTCATGTATATAGGTAATTTCCGATTCAACAGAGAGGATGCACAACCACCATTATCAAGGCTGATGGAGTGAAGACGTTCTTCCAAGTCTTCCACAAACTCAGGAGCTCTTGACAACCTGCTTGTTGTCTGataatgttcttttcttttaccaGGTAAGTGTGTTGACTGATTATGCACTAAATTACCATTGGCCGGGGtctcttttgatttgttcatatTTCTCACCTTCTTTCTGGTGGACGCAATCCCATCTGAACCCAATTGAACTTTATTATTACCACCATTCTCATCCAATTGACTAGAATCAGAAGTCACATCCAACAGAGGAAAGTCAGAATCATTTGGTGGCGAATACAATGACCCAAGTTCATCAAGACACTTTCGATTCAGCAGAAAACGATGGCCACGCGGACACTCATACTCAAACCCAAAATAAGATGAAACATTCTTCAAGGATGTTCTTGATGAGACCTTTTCATCAGCACTCATGTTTACGGGTATAATATTGCTACCTATCTGTACAAAAGGGTTACCCGCATGAAATTTACTAGAAGCAATCCTATTTGAATCGATTTGATCAGAAATACCCCGAAACCTGTTTGATGCATTATGGTCAACATTTGTGTGTATCTGTTCTGGAGCACTTTCTACTGGATTGGTTTCCTTAATCACCTTTTCTGTAACTAAAGGAGGCTGTTTCCTCTGCCGGAGAGGAGGAAAAGCCGAATCAGCAGCTGCAGTTCCAGCAACTACCTCAGAAAAAGGTCTTTTGATCATAAAATTGGGAAAACCTCTCCCAAAACTAATTGTTTTGCTGTCAGAAAAGATAGCATCAGTCTTCTCTGAATTGTCATTGCCATGCTGCACATGTCCCGGATATGATTTCATATTAACGTTCCTCTTCATGTCTGTGGATGTATTAGAATCAGATACCACGTCTGTGTCTGACCTAACTGTATCATCCAGTTGAATTGTCTTTGGTGGTAAACCATAaatcttcttctgtttttccaGGTAAATCGTCCATTtcagaagatatttttcattggcaTGGAAGCCACTCTGCAGTAAACCTTTGGAAGGATCATAGTACTTTGAATTCCCTAGACGTAACAAACGCCATGAGGACGCATTAATAGGTTCTCTGTTGCTTATTTCAGGCAATTGAAGTGCAGGGAGTAGCTTTTCACAATCTGAAGAGCAGTTAACATTGTTGGCAGATTTGAAGTCAAAAGGGTCAGCTCGTAATTGCCGTGAACGGCCACAGGGACATGCATGGAGGAAAACATATCCACTTGAATGTGGCTTGGCATCTGTTGAAAGGGAATCAACTTCCTCAATACCGTGTCTTTGATGCACACATGGTTTTCCAGTCAAACTTACAGCATCACACAGTTGCCTTCCAGATGTCCAGATTGATACGCATTCATCCTTTAACATCTTCAAAAAATGTTGCACTGCAGGTCCTTTTACCATTGAGCGAAAAGCATGCAAAGCCCTTGCCAAATGAGTTTCATGCTGAGAAGTTGAATAACAAGCAGGCAAGTCCTTCAAATAGATCTCCCTAGCAGATGGAAGGGCTTTTTGGCACCATGAAGTTGAAAACTTCATGTTGAGTCCTTTTCCTCTCTCCAACCAAGATACTGCAACATCTACAGGCTCCGCACCTTTCAATGCGATGCCTTCAACCTGAGGGGAATTGATATTTCGCTGCCTAGGCTTTCTCTTGGAAACTTCGATTTCATCTATACATCCACGTTTTCCCGTAAGGACCCCATGAAGGACAATCTCACTGGAAGAAAGCCAGGATTCCAGACTTGGAAGTTCAGGAGCTGTAACTGCTTTGCCAGATGCCGCTGAAGCAGCTGCGGCAGCTGCAGCAACAGCAACCATGCCAACACCAGCAGCTGAGCCACCATTGGTGTTCGCCACCCCTCTACCCCTCAAGACATCAGAATGCCGATGGATGAATTCCTTTATGGATATTACATCCTCCTTGTTGTTACTCTGACTGTGGCTTTCAAGCAAGAGAGAATCTGAAGTTGCTTTTCCATTCAAAACATCTTCCACAAGGCCCGTTGCAAATTCAAGAGATTCGCCTCTCTGATTTGTTGATCTATCAAGCAGAACAACAGCCCTTGAAGCATCAAGCAGAAATAATGGTGCAGAACTTGAGGCACCCCCTCTTGACCCAGCATGACCAGTTTCAGATCCCGAGAGCGTTCGACATTTCTTAATGAGAAAGCGAATCTGCGCTTCGAGAGATGACTGTAGCCTCTTCTTGAAACCACCTTCAGACTTACTAATAGGGCGTGCTAGCACAACTACAGAACCAGGAGCTTTTGTAGGCAAGGCTGATGATCTAGAGGAACTGCTTAAATTAGCACTGGCATTAACTGAGGAGGTTTCTGCAGCCTCCTCCACATGCGAGCTTGCATGTGCCACCTCCAAGTAATCATCAACAAAGACGAAGAGTATGACAGGAGTACACTGCCCGGGAAACAAAGATGTGGATGAACCTAAACCGGACATAAGTGATATAGCAGATGCATTACGATTCATATTACGACTTCTACCTGGGGAAACGTTGTGAATAGAGGCTGATGACACGGTATGTCGTAAAGATGAGGAAGATTGAGGTCTGGATGGCAGCATTGGCATAGTTTTGGACCTCACAAATGGGGCTAAAGCCTGCTTAGCTGCTTGAAGTATACGAAAACTTTTCAAAGTTTGGGTATCAAGATGTGATCCTTCTTGAAGATGTACGATTAGATGGCAAACCTACATTATGTGGTGTCATTTGTCATATTCAAGAGAGGTGCGAGTGAAATTCAAAGATAACAGATCTTGCATGAATAAAAATCGATCGGCAAATGGCAGAAAACGGTATCAAGTGCCAGCTTCAGTATCTCAAATTAGAGTACCTCGTTTGTCAAGTTAATCAAACCATGGTCTACAAGGAAATGCAAACTGGAGTATCAAATCATGGTTAAGCTTGAATTTTAGCCCCAACATTATTTCTCAGGAATTTGAGAACACATCAACAAGATGTGACATAAAGATCCAGAAACAATTCAAAGATGCTCGTTGAGAAAGAATGCTCACATGTATACTGACTTGCAACATGTTAACAAATGCTAGACTTGTTTGCCAATGTTTAAATTCTGCTTTCAATATTTATGGCATGAATTTGCATCAAAATGATTCTGAATTACttaattcccaaaaatttatCTCAGAAACTAGTCAGCTTTCTATAATTCAATGCAATAATTTCACTTTTGCTTTCTCTGCTACTTGTAAACAAATTGCACAAACACAGGCTATGAATTCTACCTCTCATTCTAAactatttaaaaaggaaatatatCACGCCATTCAAATGATTCCAAACATATTCTTGCACGATAAAATAACCAGAAGATCAGTTTTATTTCGTCCTAGGAAATGGTTTTAGGAGAAGACAATTCTTCAAACACATTATGGACACAAAACACCGCCCTTCTCTCAAAGAGAGGCAGTACCATGTCTCCGAGCAAATGCTTTAAGGAGGTTTCTACAGGGAGGCCCAGCGTCAGCGAATCTACTTTAACTGTTCAACTTTTAAATGCATTTATGATTCACCGTCCTACCAACATGCAGTAATGCTAGCGAGTGACCAACAAGTGCCGATAGTGGCAATCCATATTCATCATAATCGCCGTGATTTGATGAATTTCCCGTTTTCACAAGACGTTGCCCAGACTCAACAGAAGGAACACAAGGATCCTTAAATTGCAATTTCGCGGGCAAGCACACTGAAGCAACATTAGGCATATGAAATCACAGCACTCAAGACTCAACTGAATCACTTAAATCTAGTACCAGTAAGAAGGTCGCATCGATAATTTTTAGACAC is a window from the Rhodamnia argentea isolate NSW1041297 chromosome 8, ASM2092103v1, whole genome shotgun sequence genome containing:
- the LOC115735467 gene encoding uncharacterized protein LOC115735467 produces the protein MTTRHAPPVRVLTRPPLAPPPAPAPPPPSDPPPPSSPAPSRGIVVVGFIARSADFSAQLLNKVLDLNAFGSGGVDQVLRLDGDEAKEWFRCRRVSYYYDEERGVLYLQFCSTSCPAAHPPSEAASGFDSFVEEREFGDLQGLLFMFSVCHLIVHLQEGSHLDTQTLKSFRILQAAKQALAPFVRSKTMPMLPSRPQSSSSLRHTVSSASIHNVSPGRSRNMNRNASAISLMSGLGSSTSLFPGQCTPVILFVFVDDYLEVAHASSHVEEAAETSSVNASANLSSSSRSSALPTKAPGSVVVLARPISKSEGGFKKRLQSSLEAQIRFLIKKCRTLSGSETGHAGSRGGASSSAPLFLLDASRAVVLLDRSTNQRGESLEFATGLVEDVLNGKATSDSLLLESHSQSNNKEDVISIKEFIHRHSDVLRGRGVANTNGGSAAGVGMVAVAAAAAAASAASGKAVTAPELPSLESWLSSSEIVLHGVLTGKRGCIDEIEVSKRKPRQRNINSPQVEGIALKGAEPVDVAVSWLERGKGLNMKFSTSWCQKALPSAREIYLKDLPACYSTSQHETHLARALHAFRSMVKGPAVQHFLKMLKDECVSIWTSGRQLCDAVSLTGKPCVHQRHGIEEVDSLSTDAKPHSSGYVFLHACPCGRSRQLRADPFDFKSANNVNCSSDCEKLLPALQLPEISNREPINASSWRLLRLGNSKYYDPSKGLLQSGFHANEKYLLKWTIYLEKQKKIYGLPPKTIQLDDTVRSDTDVVSDSNTSTDMKRNVNMKSYPGHVQHGNDNSEKTDAIFSDSKTISFGRGFPNFMIKRPFSEVVAGTAAADSAFPPLRQRKQPPLVTEKVIKETNPVESAPEQIHTNVDHNASNRFRGISDQIDSNRIASSKFHAGNPFVQIGSNIIPVNMSADEKVSSRTSLKNVSSYFGFEYECPRGHRFLLNRKCLDELGSLYSPPNDSDFPLLDVTSDSSQLDENGGNNKVQLGSDGIASTRKKVRNMNKSKETPANGNLVHNQSTHLPGKRKEHYQTTSRLSRAPEFVEDLEERLHSISLDNGGCASSLLNRKLPIYMNCPHCKFLKKKDTSNVQFASTVSQLQRIFLVTPPFPVILAIDPVIQFEASCLPLSIPDCEQKLKFNLGCRVILPPESFLVLRLPFIYGIQLEDQLHPLRPFEHQPEKTAWIKESTTLLIVSKEGSPNEGDSALD